One part of the Microlunatus elymi genome encodes these proteins:
- a CDS encoding SDR family NAD(P)-dependent oxidoreductase has product MSDQRPGSEVPRGFGAPVAWVAGASRGLGLALARELGLAGYRVVITARTAADLERARELLQADGVSVRTIVHDVRDPVAARDVVAEVEATWGSIDTVIAVAGLMKVGPLPQRAEDYDQSIDIMLRGPINVVHAVLPSMQVRGDGRIGIVTSIAGLIPVPHLVPYTAAKFGALGFSRGLTEELRGSGISVSTIIPGLMRTGGHWHADYSGQPGNEYAWFTALSALPVISIEADRAAKIIVGGVLRGRSKIIFTLPALAGDLLYRLSPEAVGLLLGWAGRLLPGPGDDQQPGFRAARGVTSDAFTRITGPARRAVRRWNQQGAHQSGGDASGS; this is encoded by the coding sequence ATGAGCGATCAGCGTCCCGGTTCCGAGGTCCCTCGCGGGTTCGGCGCACCGGTCGCCTGGGTCGCCGGAGCGTCCCGGGGTCTCGGGCTGGCGCTGGCCCGCGAACTCGGTCTGGCCGGCTATCGGGTGGTCATCACGGCCCGGACCGCGGCCGACCTGGAACGCGCCCGCGAACTGCTGCAGGCCGACGGCGTCTCCGTCCGCACCATCGTGCACGACGTCCGCGACCCCGTCGCCGCTCGCGACGTGGTCGCCGAGGTCGAGGCGACGTGGGGATCGATCGACACCGTGATCGCCGTCGCCGGATTGATGAAGGTCGGGCCGCTGCCGCAGCGGGCCGAGGACTACGACCAGTCGATCGACATCATGTTGCGCGGTCCGATCAACGTGGTGCACGCCGTGCTGCCGTCGATGCAGGTACGAGGTGACGGCCGGATCGGCATCGTCACCTCGATCGCCGGGCTGATCCCGGTCCCGCATCTGGTGCCCTACACGGCCGCGAAGTTCGGTGCGCTTGGCTTCAGCCGCGGCCTCACCGAGGAACTGCGCGGCAGCGGCATCTCGGTCAGCACCATCATCCCGGGCCTGATGCGGACCGGCGGACACTGGCATGCGGACTACAGCGGTCAGCCCGGCAACGAGTACGCCTGGTTCACCGCACTGTCCGCCCTCCCGGTCATCTCGATCGAGGCCGACCGGGCCGCCAAGATCATCGTCGGCGGGGTGCTGCGCGGCCGCAGCAAGATCATCTTCACCCTGCCGGCCCTGGCGGGTGATCTGCTCTACCGACTGTCACCGGAGGCGGTCGGGCTGCTGCTGGGCTGGGCCGGCCGGCTGCTGCCCGGGCCGGGCGATGATCAACAACCCGGATTCCGGGCCGCCCGCGGCGTCACCTCCGACGCCTTCACCCGGATCACCGGCCCGGCCCGCCGCGCCGTACGCCGTTGGAATCAACAGGGTGCCCACCAGAGCGGCGGCGACGCATCCGGATCCTGA
- a CDS encoding fructosamine kinase family protein: MSHPLLQPATRELIEAAVSADLGRSWRVGSWTDLADRASHPALVLRDDGFAVFAKHAAGADGAAQLGVELDGLRLIGDRSGVDVPAPVAGGRVELPDGSAVMLVQALDERADRHPADWRAIGRALARIHRVTGETFGSTEDGYFGPLSQDNRPVDSDEWTEFYAVRRVLPWLRTARDADAIDAATVARMETLVGRLPELAGPRTSPRLLHGDAQHHNFVSTAKGAVVIDPSPYFGHPELDLALLDYFSPVPPQTWAGYQEIAPIDPGFAERRELWRIFAYLAVLTVDGDNDFGRRFRGRLTAALDHYLG, from the coding sequence ATGTCCCATCCGCTGTTGCAGCCGGCTACCCGGGAACTGATCGAGGCGGCGGTGTCGGCCGACCTCGGGCGCAGTTGGCGGGTCGGGTCGTGGACCGACCTCGCCGATCGGGCGTCCCATCCGGCCCTCGTACTGCGCGATGACGGATTCGCCGTCTTCGCCAAGCACGCCGCCGGGGCCGACGGTGCGGCTCAACTCGGCGTCGAACTCGACGGGCTGAGACTGATCGGTGATCGCTCCGGCGTCGACGTCCCGGCGCCGGTGGCCGGCGGACGCGTCGAGCTTCCGGACGGCTCGGCGGTGATGCTGGTGCAGGCGCTGGACGAACGGGCCGATCGGCACCCGGCGGACTGGCGAGCGATCGGACGCGCGCTGGCACGCATCCATCGGGTGACCGGCGAGACGTTCGGCAGCACCGAGGACGGTTACTTCGGCCCGCTGTCGCAGGACAACCGTCCGGTCGACTCCGACGAGTGGACGGAGTTCTATGCCGTCCGCCGGGTGCTGCCGTGGCTACGCACCGCCCGCGACGCCGACGCGATCGATGCCGCGACGGTGGCTCGGATGGAGACGCTGGTCGGCCGACTGCCGGAGTTGGCCGGTCCCCGGACCTCGCCGCGGTTGCTGCACGGTGACGCCCAGCATCACAACTTCGTCAGTACGGCCAAGGGTGCGGTGGTGATCGACCCGTCGCCCTACTTCGGCCATCCCGAACTGGACCTGGCGCTGCTGGACTACTTCTCGCCGGTACCGCCGCAGACCTGGGCGGGCTACCAGGAGATCGCGCCGATCGATCCCGGGTTTGCCGAGCGGCGCGAGTTGTGGCGCATCTTCGCCTACCTGGCCGTCCTCACCGTCGACGGCGACAATGACTTCGGCCGGCGCTTCCGCGGCCGGCTGACCGCAGCACTGGATCACTACCTCGGCTGA
- a CDS encoding DUF7218 family protein yields the protein MPGRKPGPSVKDDELYERLRDEGNSKQKSARIANQAAKSSRSKVGKKGGNSGSYDDWSKSELYQRAKEVGIDGRSSMSKSELISALRNS from the coding sequence ATGCCGGGGAGAAAACCGGGACCCAGCGTGAAGGACGACGAGTTGTACGAGCGGTTGCGAGACGAGGGCAACAGCAAGCAGAAGTCAGCTCGGATCGCGAATCAGGCCGCCAAGAGTTCGCGCTCCAAGGTCGGCAAGAAGGGCGGCAACTCCGGCAGTTACGACGACTGGTCCAAGTCCGAGCTGTACCAGCGGGCCAAGGAGGTCGGGATCGACGGCCGATCCTCGATGAGCAAGTCCGAGTTGATCTCCGCGCTGCGCAACAGCTGA
- a CDS encoding monovalent cation/H+ antiporter complex subunit F codes for MIWAGAIVLLAVLGLAPGIARAASGSSLQRLIGLQLVSVVMIMITVALSMMSGQSSYLIVPLVLAVVSPTGVLVFTRLLRPHGETDRQE; via the coding sequence ATGATCTGGGCTGGGGCGATCGTGCTGCTCGCGGTGCTCGGGCTGGCACCCGGCATCGCCCGGGCCGCGTCCGGCAGCAGCCTGCAACGGCTGATCGGGCTGCAACTGGTCAGCGTGGTGATGATCATGATCACGGTGGCGCTGTCGATGATGTCGGGGCAGAGTTCCTACCTGATTGTCCCGCTGGTGCTGGCGGTCGTCTCGCCGACCGGTGTGCTCGTCTTCACCCGGCTGCTGCGTCCGCACGGCGAAACGGATCGGCAGGAGTGA
- a CDS encoding Na(+)/H(+) antiporter subunit B — protein MTVVIMVALTLVLIGAALVVFTRSTARQAVLLAVYGLLLVFVFLAMQAPDVALSQLAVGTAVVPLMVMLTIRKISALHRDRKDRR, from the coding sequence ATGACCGTCGTGATCATGGTCGCCCTGACCCTGGTGTTGATCGGGGCCGCGTTGGTGGTCTTCACCCGGTCGACCGCGCGGCAGGCGGTGCTGCTGGCGGTGTACGGATTGCTGCTGGTGTTCGTGTTCCTGGCGATGCAGGCACCCGACGTGGCGCTCAGTCAGTTGGCGGTCGGCACCGCGGTGGTGCCGTTGATGGTGATGCTCACCATCCGCAAGATCTCCGCCCTGCACCGCGATCGGAAGGATCGCCGATGA
- a CDS encoding MnhB domain-containing protein translates to MTPRVRLVMLLVGLAGVVVMLATALPELPGFGGHTHPYRDRAMTAAYHQSTANAVASVNFDQRAFDTFGEETILIASVMGVAALVRRLPEEQRRERRQRGHVLESTRWAATVFLPLTVLLGADVVTHGAITPGGGFQGGAIAATGIHLLYLGGRYRLLERLRPLALFEVTEAAGLAGFLAVAVTGLAVAGSVLANFLPRGQLTQLLSAGTVPALNFAVGVAVASSIILLIAGFLEQALAITGHRSDSQADDEAAS, encoded by the coding sequence ATGACGCCGCGGGTGCGCTTGGTGATGCTGCTGGTCGGCCTGGCCGGCGTGGTCGTGATGCTGGCGACCGCGCTGCCCGAACTGCCCGGTTTCGGTGGCCACACACACCCGTACCGCGATCGGGCGATGACGGCCGCGTACCACCAGTCCACCGCCAACGCGGTCGCGTCGGTGAACTTCGACCAGCGGGCCTTCGACACCTTCGGCGAGGAAACGATCTTGATCGCCTCGGTGATGGGGGTGGCGGCCCTGGTCCGCCGGCTGCCCGAGGAACAACGCCGGGAGCGGAGGCAGCGGGGACACGTCCTGGAGTCGACACGCTGGGCGGCCACCGTCTTCCTGCCGCTGACCGTGCTGCTCGGTGCCGACGTGGTCACCCACGGCGCGATCACGCCCGGCGGCGGTTTCCAGGGCGGCGCCATCGCGGCCACCGGCATTCACCTGCTCTATCTGGGCGGCCGTTACCGACTGCTGGAACGGCTGCGGCCGCTGGCCCTCTTCGAGGTCACCGAGGCCGCCGGACTGGCCGGCTTTCTCGCAGTCGCGGTCACCGGCCTCGCGGTCGCCGGCTCGGTGCTCGCCAACTTCCTGCCGCGCGGGCAACTGACCCAGCTGCTCTCCGCCGGCACGGTCCCGGCGCTCAACTTCGCGGTCGGTGTGGCGGTCGCCAGCAGCATCATCCTGCTGATCGCCGGCTTCCTGGAGCAGGCGCTGGCCATCACCGGCCACCGCTCCGACTCGCAAGCCGACGACGAGGCGGCTTCATGA
- a CDS encoding sodium:proton antiporter: MSYYPYAVGLAIVLLGIIGIARSRDLVHAVVCLSISQSGTYVLLLAVGFDRGGVAPIFGSTVSRSTRVVDPVVQALTLTDIVVSAAVTSMLLAVVLQIAKRRDTVDPDQLRSLEG; this comes from the coding sequence ATGAGCTATTACCCGTACGCGGTGGGGTTGGCGATCGTGCTGCTCGGCATCATCGGGATCGCCCGCAGCCGCGATCTGGTCCACGCCGTGGTCTGCCTGTCCATCTCCCAGTCCGGGACGTACGTGTTGCTGCTCGCCGTCGGCTTCGACCGGGGCGGCGTGGCGCCCATCTTCGGCTCCACCGTCAGCCGCTCCACCCGAGTCGTTGATCCGGTCGTCCAGGCGCTCACGCTGACCGACATCGTCGTCTCGGCAGCCGTCACCTCGATGCTGCTGGCAGTGGTGCTGCAGATCGCCAAACGACGCGACACCGTCGACCCCGATCAACTGCGTTCCCTCGAGGGCTGA
- a CDS encoding complex I subunit 5 family protein produces the protein MTAATAGQLLPLLILLPVTGATLLLGLGRYLPHGLAWGIAIVTVCLNGGAAAVGFSMAGHARLVGWLGGWRPDGAAGVVGIALVGDRVSLGLILVAAGLIVAALIFSWRYFTTQPHHFHALMLFFLAGMVGFALAGDIFTMFVFFELMGVAAYALTGMKVEDPSALQGAINFGIVNSLGAYLTLVGVAVIYAHTGALNLAQLSQILPQQGKATLVVGFVLLIAGYLVKAAIVPFHFWLDDAHAVAPTPVCVLFSGVMVELGLYGAARVYRIGFSSTELAAGAHQLFLIMGLVTAGLGALMCLLQRNLKRLLAYSTIAHLGIFLTVLASGTADAYGGLIVYLIAHAALKGALFLSAGMILNRFRSVDEFTLLKRRTVESGRDRALAITFAIAALGLAGVPPIGVGLGKALAETAMTEQGASWAPYFMIIISALTAGAVLRSGARIFLGIGAVRDDIEAEAMSGDEELLEIEVGDRVPMTMLAPALGLLACSFAAGLLGRLPTVATRMAAQFLDIQGYVDAVLHGATGYRPEPETAPSWALGSVLTALLSVLAAGVVCVLSLYRDRLPAPVRRGAPLLAPARVLHRLHSGRIGDYAVWLLIGIGGAAALVAV, from the coding sequence GTGACGGCAGCCACCGCGGGGCAACTGCTGCCCCTGTTGATCTTGCTCCCGGTGACCGGCGCCACCCTGCTGCTCGGGCTGGGACGCTACCTGCCGCACGGTCTGGCCTGGGGCATCGCGATCGTCACCGTCTGCCTGAACGGCGGTGCGGCCGCGGTCGGCTTCTCGATGGCCGGGCATGCGCGCTTGGTCGGCTGGCTCGGCGGCTGGCGGCCGGACGGGGCGGCCGGCGTCGTCGGGATCGCGCTGGTCGGCGACCGGGTGAGCCTCGGTCTGATCCTGGTCGCGGCCGGTCTGATCGTGGCGGCGCTGATCTTCTCCTGGCGCTACTTCACCACCCAGCCGCATCACTTCCACGCTCTGATGCTGTTCTTCCTGGCCGGCATGGTCGGCTTCGCGTTGGCCGGCGACATCTTCACCATGTTCGTCTTCTTCGAGCTGATGGGCGTGGCCGCGTACGCCCTGACCGGGATGAAGGTGGAGGATCCGTCGGCGCTGCAGGGGGCGATCAACTTCGGCATCGTCAACTCGCTCGGCGCCTATCTGACCCTGGTCGGCGTCGCCGTGATCTACGCGCACACCGGCGCGCTCAACCTGGCCCAGCTGTCTCAGATCCTTCCCCAGCAAGGAAAAGCCACCCTGGTCGTCGGCTTCGTGTTGCTGATCGCGGGCTATCTGGTGAAGGCGGCCATCGTGCCATTCCACTTCTGGTTGGACGATGCGCACGCGGTCGCTCCGACGCCGGTGTGCGTGCTGTTCTCCGGGGTGATGGTGGAGCTCGGACTGTACGGCGCGGCCCGCGTCTACCGGATCGGATTCTCCTCCACCGAACTGGCCGCGGGAGCCCATCAGCTGTTCTTGATCATGGGGCTGGTGACCGCCGGACTCGGTGCGCTGATGTGTCTGCTGCAACGGAATCTGAAGCGCCTGCTCGCCTACTCCACGATCGCCCACCTGGGAATCTTCCTGACCGTGTTGGCATCCGGGACGGCCGACGCCTACGGCGGCCTGATCGTCTACCTGATCGCTCACGCGGCACTCAAGGGCGCCTTGTTCCTGTCCGCCGGGATGATCTTGAACCGATTCCGCAGCGTCGACGAATTCACCCTGCTGAAACGACGCACCGTCGAATCCGGCCGGGACCGGGCGCTGGCGATCACGTTCGCGATCGCGGCGCTCGGGCTGGCCGGTGTTCCGCCGATCGGCGTCGGCCTGGGCAAGGCGCTTGCCGAGACGGCGATGACCGAGCAAGGCGCCTCGTGGGCTCCGTACTTCATGATCATCATCAGCGCGTTGACCGCCGGCGCCGTGCTGCGCAGCGGCGCCCGGATCTTCCTCGGCATCGGTGCGGTCCGTGACGACATCGAGGCCGAGGCGATGAGCGGGGACGAGGAGTTGTTGGAGATCGAGGTCGGCGACCGTGTGCCGATGACGATGCTGGCCCCGGCATTGGGATTGTTGGCCTGCTCGTTCGCGGCCGGGCTGCTGGGTCGGCTGCCGACGGTCGCGACCCGGATGGCGGCCCAGTTCCTCGACATCCAAGGCTACGTCGACGCCGTACTGCACGGCGCCACCGGATATCGACCCGAACCGGAAACGGCACCGAGTTGGGCGCTGGGCAGTGTGCTGACCGCGTTGCTGTCGGTGCTGGCCGCCGGCGTCGTCTGCGTGCTCAGCCTGTACCGCGACCGGCTGCCGGCGCCGGTGCGTCGCGGTGCGCCGCTGTTGGCGCCCGCGCGGGTGCTGCATCGACTGCATTCCGGCCGGATCGGCGACTACGCCGTCTGGCTGCTGATCGGCATCGGCGGGGCCGCCGCGCTGGTCGCGGTCTGA